A region of Alosa alosa isolate M-15738 ecotype Scorff River chromosome 17, AALO_Geno_1.1, whole genome shotgun sequence DNA encodes the following proteins:
- the LOC125310567 gene encoding uncharacterized protein LOC125310567, translating to MMQVQSIPLLTQKDYQPSYQVHNISYSFEVPAMLLDPNENEVFVLQSQWRGQEISNDADETLPVMREIAMMSNTQPHSTDQSNTQPSLDDPQPNPRIDQDIHRLGNSQQTPVPLLEIAMMSNTQPRSADQSNTQPSLDDPQPNPRIDQDMHRLGNSQQTPVPLLESAAISNIQPPTADEGNQVLHGFGNAQFTPEIIHPPSIPDVPDTLDGQTTDEPITLTIRRGHCLSDLI from the exons ATGATGCAAGTCCAGTCCATTCCATTGCTGACACAGAAGGACTACCAGCCCTCCTACCAGGTCCATAACATTTCCTACAGCTTTGAAGTCCCTGCAATGTTACTGGACCCCAATGAAAATGAAGTTTTCGTCTTGCAAAGTCAATGGAGAGGACAAGAGATTTCCAATGATGCTGATGAAACGCTTCCAGTCATGCGG GAGATTGCAATGATGTCAAATACTCAGCCACACTCAACTGATCAGAGCAACACACAACCAAGTTTGGATGATCCACAGCCAAACCCAAGGATTGACCAGGACATACACAGATTAGGCAACTCTCAACAGACACCCGTACCCTTACTG GAGATTGCGATGATGTCAAATACTCAGCCACGCTCAGCTGATCAGAGCAACACACAACCAAGTTTGGATGACCCACAGCCAAACCCAAGGATTGACCAGGACATGCACAGATTAGGCAACTCTCAACAGACACCTGTACCCTTATTG GAGAGTGCAGCAATTTCAAACATTCAACCACCCACCGCTGATGAAGGCAACCAGGTGTTGCATGGGTTCGGGAATGCTCAATTCACTCCAGAGATTATTCATCCACCATCGATACCAG ATGTTCCAGATACACTGGATGGGCAAACAACAGATGAACCAATTACACTAACTATTAGAAGAGGACATTGTCTCAGTGATCTGATCTAA
- the slc26a4 gene encoding pendrin isoform X1, whose amino-acid sequence MNNMNQESVMDPDLPEKRYSISRPIYSTPSFEVDGERQERLEEDSLSARLHKSCGCSSKGSLRMLKKCLPIIDWVSRYPIKEWLLSDVISGVSTGLVCSLQGLAYALLVSVAPVYGLYSAFFPILTYFLLGTSRHISVGPFPVTCLMVGSVVLSQVPSSPPVLAENVTQPNGTEEDLEVRRIMVASTMTVMVGLFQVAMGLLQVGFLVRYLSDPLVGGFTTAAALHVFVSQIKIVLSVPTGSHNGPFSIFKTLIDVFTNIHLTNVADLVAGLLTIATVMAVKEVNAKFQHKIPVPIPIEVLVTVVAVGISYAVDLDSHYGASIVRSIPRGFVAPQAPDTELFLDILGSSFSTAVVGYAVAVSVAKVYAAKHDYTIDGNQELLAFGVSNILCGFLSSFVASTALSRTAVQESTGGKSQVAGIISAVLVMVVILALGNLLEPLQKSVLAGIVIANLKGMFLQVTEVPSLWRQNRPDCYIWIATCLACVVLGLDVGLLAGLVFEMATVVIRTQFPSCSSLGNIPGSDIYRNMKDYKNIAEVPGIKIFKCNSPIYFANIDYFKERLRDTVGFDAVKVFKKRNKALKKIHKLVKKGKLKTSEDGIVSVVSLGVDNEAFESEPRDVESVDVRVDWTSDLPVSVSVPQVLIHSLVLDFSAVTFMDVVAVKSLRLVIKEFLRIGVTVYIAGCDDDLIRRMESLALFDDVVTRDLLFLSVHDAILFIKLEEASKDTPNPIIDKDNKEPLPFTEEEDLIETYDNQPRAIHELSN is encoded by the exons ATGAACAA TATGAATCAGGAGTCTGTCATGGATCCTGACCTACCAGAGAAGCGGTACTCCATCTCGCGGCCGATCTACTCCACTCCGAGCTTTGAGGTGGACGGAGAACGCCAGGAGCGCCTGGAGGAGGACAGCCTGTCGGCGAGGCTCCACAAATCCTGTGG ATGTTCAAGCAAGGGCTCTCTGCGGATGCTAAAAAAGTGTTTACCAATTATAGACTGGGTCTCAAGATATCCAATCAAAGAATGGCTCCTCAGTGATGTCATCTCTGGAGTAAGCACGGGATTAGTTTGCAGTTTACAGG GTTTGGCATATGCACTGCTGGTGTCAGTGGCTCCAGTGTATGGACTCTACTCTGCTTTCTTCCCAATTCTCACTTACTTTCTGCTTGGTACATCCAGGCATATCTCTGTAG GTCCCTTCCCTGTGACGTGTCTGATGGTGGGGTCAGTGGTGTTGAGTCAGGTGCCCAGCAGTCCACCTGTCCTGGCTGAGAATGTCACACAGCCTAATGGCACGGAGGAGGACCTGGAGGTCAGGAGGATCATGGTGGCCTCCACGATGACCGTGATGGTTGGCCTCTTTCAG GTGGCCATGGGGTTGCTGCAGGTGGGCTTCCTGGTGCGGTACCTGTCTGACCCGTTGGTAGGGGGATTCACCACGGCAGCGGCGCTGCACGTTTTCGTCTCGCAGATCAAGATTGTCCTCTCCGTCCCCACCGGCAGCCACAACGGccccttctccattttcaaa ACACTCATCGATGTTTTCACCAACATTCATCTAACAAATGTCGCTGATCTTGTGGCTGGTTTGCTGACCATTGCCACAGTGATGGCTGTGAAAGAGGTCAACGCCAAATTCCAGCACAAGATACCCGTGCCAATCCCCATTGAAGTGTTGGTG acAGTGGTTGCAGTAGGGATTTCTTATGCAGTGGACCTGGATTCACATTACGGCGCCAGCATTGTCCGCAGTATCCCGCGGGG GTTTGTGGCGCCCCAGGCCCCAGACACAGAGCTGTTCCTGGACATTCTTGGGTCCAGCTTCTCCACTGCGGTGGTGGGGTATGCAGTGGCAGTGTCTGTGGCCAAGGTCTATGCTGCCAAACACGACTACACCATTGATGGCAATCAG GAGCTGCTGGCGTTCGGCGTAAGTAACATCCTGTGTGGATTCCTCTCCAGTTTCGTGGCCAGCACAGCGCTGTCCCGCACAGCAGTGCAAGAGAGCACCGGGGGGAAGAGCCAG GTGGCCGGCATCATCTCGGCGGTCCTGGTGATGGTCGTAATCCTGGCCCTAGGGAACCTTCTGGAACCACTGCAAAAG TCTGTGTTGGCGGGGATTGTGATCGCTAACCTGAAAGGAATGTTCCTCCAGGTCACTGAAGTTCCGTCACTGTGGAGACAGAACAGGCCAGACTGT TACATCTGGATAGCCACCTGTCTGGCCTGTGTCGTCCTGGGTCTGGACGTGGGATTATTGGCAGGCCTGGTCTTTGAGATGGCCACTGTTGTCATCAGAACACAGTT TCCTTCCTGTTCATCCCTGGGAAATATCCCTGGCTCTGACATCTACAGAAACATGAAAGACTATAAAAAT ATTGCAGAAGTTCCTGGAATAAAGATTTTCAAGTGCAACTCACCCATATATTTTGCCAACATCGACTACTTCAAGGAACGTCTTAGAGACACG GTGGGCTTTGATGCAGTGAAAGTGTTTAAGAAGAGGAACAAAGCACTCAAGAAAATCCACAAACTCGTTAAAAAAGGAAAACTGAAGACTTCAGAG GATGGCATAGTGTCTGTGGTGTCACTGGGTGTGGACAATGAGGCGTTCGAAAGTGAGCCTCGGGATGTGGAGTCGGTGGATGTGAGAGTGGACTGGACTTCAGACCTGCCTGTCAGTGTGTCGGTCCCACAAGTTCTCATCCACAGCCTAGTGCTGGACTTCTCTGCAGTCACCTTCATGGACGTGGTGGCAGTGAAGTCCTTACGACTG GTCATTAAAGAATTCCTGCGAATAGGTGTCACCGTCTACATTGCAGGCTGTGACG ATGACTTAATCAGGAGAATGGAGAGTCTGGCGCTCTTTGATGATGTCGTGACCAGAGACCTGCTCTTCCTCTCAGTGCATGATGCCATCCTCTTCATCAAACTGGAAGAGGCCAGTAAGGACACTCCAAATCCTATCATAGACAAG GACAACAAGGAACCTTTGCCCTTCACTGAGGAAGAGGACCTGATAGAGACCTATGACAACCAGCCAAGG GCCATCCATGAGCTCTCCAACTAA
- the slc26a4 gene encoding pendrin isoform X2, with product MNQESVMDPDLPEKRYSISRPIYSTPSFEVDGERQERLEEDSLSARLHKSCGCSSKGSLRMLKKCLPIIDWVSRYPIKEWLLSDVISGVSTGLVCSLQGLAYALLVSVAPVYGLYSAFFPILTYFLLGTSRHISVGPFPVTCLMVGSVVLSQVPSSPPVLAENVTQPNGTEEDLEVRRIMVASTMTVMVGLFQVAMGLLQVGFLVRYLSDPLVGGFTTAAALHVFVSQIKIVLSVPTGSHNGPFSIFKTLIDVFTNIHLTNVADLVAGLLTIATVMAVKEVNAKFQHKIPVPIPIEVLVTVVAVGISYAVDLDSHYGASIVRSIPRGFVAPQAPDTELFLDILGSSFSTAVVGYAVAVSVAKVYAAKHDYTIDGNQELLAFGVSNILCGFLSSFVASTALSRTAVQESTGGKSQVAGIISAVLVMVVILALGNLLEPLQKSVLAGIVIANLKGMFLQVTEVPSLWRQNRPDCYIWIATCLACVVLGLDVGLLAGLVFEMATVVIRTQFPSCSSLGNIPGSDIYRNMKDYKNIAEVPGIKIFKCNSPIYFANIDYFKERLRDTVGFDAVKVFKKRNKALKKIHKLVKKGKLKTSEDGIVSVVSLGVDNEAFESEPRDVESVDVRVDWTSDLPVSVSVPQVLIHSLVLDFSAVTFMDVVAVKSLRLVIKEFLRIGVTVYIAGCDDDLIRRMESLALFDDVVTRDLLFLSVHDAILFIKLEEASKDTPNPIIDKDNKEPLPFTEEEDLIETYDNQPRAIHELSN from the exons ATGAATCAGGAGTCTGTCATGGATCCTGACCTACCAGAGAAGCGGTACTCCATCTCGCGGCCGATCTACTCCACTCCGAGCTTTGAGGTGGACGGAGAACGCCAGGAGCGCCTGGAGGAGGACAGCCTGTCGGCGAGGCTCCACAAATCCTGTGG ATGTTCAAGCAAGGGCTCTCTGCGGATGCTAAAAAAGTGTTTACCAATTATAGACTGGGTCTCAAGATATCCAATCAAAGAATGGCTCCTCAGTGATGTCATCTCTGGAGTAAGCACGGGATTAGTTTGCAGTTTACAGG GTTTGGCATATGCACTGCTGGTGTCAGTGGCTCCAGTGTATGGACTCTACTCTGCTTTCTTCCCAATTCTCACTTACTTTCTGCTTGGTACATCCAGGCATATCTCTGTAG GTCCCTTCCCTGTGACGTGTCTGATGGTGGGGTCAGTGGTGTTGAGTCAGGTGCCCAGCAGTCCACCTGTCCTGGCTGAGAATGTCACACAGCCTAATGGCACGGAGGAGGACCTGGAGGTCAGGAGGATCATGGTGGCCTCCACGATGACCGTGATGGTTGGCCTCTTTCAG GTGGCCATGGGGTTGCTGCAGGTGGGCTTCCTGGTGCGGTACCTGTCTGACCCGTTGGTAGGGGGATTCACCACGGCAGCGGCGCTGCACGTTTTCGTCTCGCAGATCAAGATTGTCCTCTCCGTCCCCACCGGCAGCCACAACGGccccttctccattttcaaa ACACTCATCGATGTTTTCACCAACATTCATCTAACAAATGTCGCTGATCTTGTGGCTGGTTTGCTGACCATTGCCACAGTGATGGCTGTGAAAGAGGTCAACGCCAAATTCCAGCACAAGATACCCGTGCCAATCCCCATTGAAGTGTTGGTG acAGTGGTTGCAGTAGGGATTTCTTATGCAGTGGACCTGGATTCACATTACGGCGCCAGCATTGTCCGCAGTATCCCGCGGGG GTTTGTGGCGCCCCAGGCCCCAGACACAGAGCTGTTCCTGGACATTCTTGGGTCCAGCTTCTCCACTGCGGTGGTGGGGTATGCAGTGGCAGTGTCTGTGGCCAAGGTCTATGCTGCCAAACACGACTACACCATTGATGGCAATCAG GAGCTGCTGGCGTTCGGCGTAAGTAACATCCTGTGTGGATTCCTCTCCAGTTTCGTGGCCAGCACAGCGCTGTCCCGCACAGCAGTGCAAGAGAGCACCGGGGGGAAGAGCCAG GTGGCCGGCATCATCTCGGCGGTCCTGGTGATGGTCGTAATCCTGGCCCTAGGGAACCTTCTGGAACCACTGCAAAAG TCTGTGTTGGCGGGGATTGTGATCGCTAACCTGAAAGGAATGTTCCTCCAGGTCACTGAAGTTCCGTCACTGTGGAGACAGAACAGGCCAGACTGT TACATCTGGATAGCCACCTGTCTGGCCTGTGTCGTCCTGGGTCTGGACGTGGGATTATTGGCAGGCCTGGTCTTTGAGATGGCCACTGTTGTCATCAGAACACAGTT TCCTTCCTGTTCATCCCTGGGAAATATCCCTGGCTCTGACATCTACAGAAACATGAAAGACTATAAAAAT ATTGCAGAAGTTCCTGGAATAAAGATTTTCAAGTGCAACTCACCCATATATTTTGCCAACATCGACTACTTCAAGGAACGTCTTAGAGACACG GTGGGCTTTGATGCAGTGAAAGTGTTTAAGAAGAGGAACAAAGCACTCAAGAAAATCCACAAACTCGTTAAAAAAGGAAAACTGAAGACTTCAGAG GATGGCATAGTGTCTGTGGTGTCACTGGGTGTGGACAATGAGGCGTTCGAAAGTGAGCCTCGGGATGTGGAGTCGGTGGATGTGAGAGTGGACTGGACTTCAGACCTGCCTGTCAGTGTGTCGGTCCCACAAGTTCTCATCCACAGCCTAGTGCTGGACTTCTCTGCAGTCACCTTCATGGACGTGGTGGCAGTGAAGTCCTTACGACTG GTCATTAAAGAATTCCTGCGAATAGGTGTCACCGTCTACATTGCAGGCTGTGACG ATGACTTAATCAGGAGAATGGAGAGTCTGGCGCTCTTTGATGATGTCGTGACCAGAGACCTGCTCTTCCTCTCAGTGCATGATGCCATCCTCTTCATCAAACTGGAAGAGGCCAGTAAGGACACTCCAAATCCTATCATAGACAAG GACAACAAGGAACCTTTGCCCTTCACTGAGGAAGAGGACCTGATAGAGACCTATGACAACCAGCCAAGG GCCATCCATGAGCTCTCCAACTAA